A window of the Scleropages formosus chromosome 5, fSclFor1.1, whole genome shotgun sequence genome harbors these coding sequences:
- the trip4 gene encoding activating signal cointegrator 1 isoform X1 yields the protein MADSLCSWCVNQLKSDFGLDVSDDIVQYILSIDNAEEIAEYVGDLLQGTDGKKKQFINELLERWRQSRRPSPGNGGSCPKKGAFPEAPDGAKDSLRKSKRKGRNKQEVTPVTEPEPEPEDVKTPIDLLKAQQAQKGAGVSSGKKTTKFVSLYGKEGQDRLAVMLPGRHPCDCLAQKHHLVNNCLTCGRIVCEQEGSGPCLFCGSLVCTKEEQEVLQRDSNKSQKLRRKLMGDHGTPSEAAEREHLPSQEARMKAGLEKAVQHKDKLLEFDRNSVRRTQVLDDESDYFATDSNQWLSQMEREALRRREEELRQLRHASRRDRKITLDFAGRRVLEEGANLGHYYRKFDEAVQAVKEGFLTASHGSSTTEGRQHLRELLNPNIAHVAPVWVDVSSHGVPKKPPGMELTAGAERTRLRLQDPELQEMVDGGWCLSMHQPWASLLVKGIKRVEGRTWYTPHRGRLWIAAAAKKPTPQETSQVEAMYRQLYGKELQFPKEYPTGCLLGCVDLVDCLPQEQYREQFPNTCEESASSFVFVCTNPQELLIKFPMKGKHKICRFQLPHTHSGFNSVACSVCTLWTGTALL from the exons ATGGCGGATTCGCTGTGCAGTTGGTGTGTAAATCAGCTCAAGAGCGACTTCGGGTTGGATGTGAGCGACGACATCGTTCA GTACATCTTGTCCATTGACAACGCGGAGGAGATCGCCGAGTACGTCGGGGACTTGCTGCAGGGGACTGATGGCAAGAAGAAACAGTTCATCAACGAGCTCCTGGAGCGATGGCGCCAGTCGCGCAGACCGTCGCCAGGCAACGGCGGTTCGTGCCCCAAGAAGGGGGCTTTTCCAG AGGCCCCCGATGGGGCAAAGGACTCACTGAGGAAGTCCAAGCGGAAAGGGCGGAACAAGCAGGAAGTAACGCCCGTGACGGAACCGGAGCCGGAGCCAGAGGATGTCAAGACGCCCATTGATCTCTTGAAG gccCAGCAGGCACAGAAGGGCGCCGGTGTCTCCTCGGGGAAGAAGACGACCAAGTTTGTGAGCCTGTATGGCAAGGAGGGGCAGGATAGGCTGGCGGTCATGCTGCCGGGGCGCCACCCGTGCGATTGCCTGGCGCAGAAGCACCACCTGGTCAACAACTGCCTGACGTGCGGGCGCATCGTGTGCGAGCAGGAGGGTTCAGGGCCGTGCCTCTTCTGCGGCAGCTTG GTGTGCACCAAAGAGGAACAGGAGGTTCTGCAGCGCGACTCCAACAAAAGCCAGAAGCTGCGCAGGAAGCTCATGGGAG ATCACGGGACGCCATCCGAGGCTGCGGAGAGGGAGCACCTGCCCTCGCAGGAAGCCCGGATGAAGGCCGGGTTGGAGAAGGCTGTGCAACACAAGGACAAGCTGCTGGAGTTCGACCGGAACAG TGTGCGGCGCACTCAGGTGCTGGATGACGAGTCCGACTACTTTGCCACGGACTCGAACCAGTGGTTGTCGCAGATGGAGAGGGAGGCACTGCGGCGGCGGGAGGAGGAGCTTCGGCAGCTGCGCCACGCCTCCCGGCGGGACAGGAAGATCACCCTGGACTTTGCAGGCAGACGAGTGTTGGAGGAAGGCGCCAACCTGGGCCATTACTACAGGAA GTTTGATGAGGCTGTCCAGGCCGTCAAGGAGGGTTTTCTGACCGCGAGCCATGGTTCGAGCACGACCGAGGGCCGCCAACACCTGCGGGAACTGCTCAACCCCAACATTGCACATGTGGCACCAGTG TGGGTGGATGTGAGTAGCCATGGCGTCCCAAAGAAGCCCCCAGGGATGGAGTTAACAGCAGGTGCCGAGCGGACCAGGCTGCGGCTGCAGGACCCGGAGCTCCAGGAGATGGTGGATGGAGGCTGGTGTCTCAGCATGCACCAACCCTGGGCCTCACTGCTTGTCAAGGGCATTAAAAG GGTGGAGGGCCGCACCTGGTACACCCCTCACCGCGGGCGTCTGTGGATCGCAGCCGCCGCCAAGAAGCCCACTCCCCAGGAGACCAGCCAAGTGGAGGCAATGTACCGCCAGCTCTACGGCAAAG AGCTCCAGTTCCCCAAGGAGTACCCTACAGGCTGCCTGCTGGGGTGTGTCGACCTCGTGGACTGTCTTCCCCAGGAGCAGTATAGGGAGCAG TTCCCCAACACATGCGAGGAGTCTGCATCGTCCTTCGTGTTTGTATGCACAAACCCCCAGGAGCTGCTCATTAAGTTCCCCATGAAAGGGAAGCACAAGATCTGTAGGTTccagctgccacacacacacagtggtttCAACAGTGTGGCATGTAGTGTGTGTACACTGTGGACTGGAACAGCGCTCCTGTAA
- the trip4 gene encoding activating signal cointegrator 1 isoform X3: MADSLCSWCVNQLKSDFGLDVSDDIVQYILSIDNAEEIAEYVGDLLQGTDGKKKQFINELLERWRQSRRPSPGNGGSCPKKGAFPEAPDGAKDSLRKSKRKGRNKQEVTPVTEPEPEPEDVKTPIDLLKAQQAQKGAGVSSGKKTTKFVSLYGKEGQDRLAVMLPGRHPCDCLAQKHHLVNNCLTCGRIVCEQEGSGPCLFCGSLVCTKEEQEVLQRDSNKSQKLRRKLMGDHGTPSEAAEREHLPSQEARMKAGLEKAVQHKDKLLEFDRNSVRRTQVLDDESDYFATDSNQWLSQMEREALRRREEELRQLRHASRRDRKITLDFAGRRVLEEGANLGHYYRKFDEAVQAVKEGFLTASHGSSTTEGRQHLRELLNPNIAHVAPVWVDVSSHGVPKKPPGMELTAGAERTRLRLQDPELQEMVDGGWCLSMHQPWASLLVKGIKRVEGRTWYTPHRGRLWIAAAAKKPTPQETSQVEAMYRQLYGKELQFPKEYPTGCLLGCVDLVDCLPQEQYREQGSWTVCITKGPRRV, translated from the exons ATGGCGGATTCGCTGTGCAGTTGGTGTGTAAATCAGCTCAAGAGCGACTTCGGGTTGGATGTGAGCGACGACATCGTTCA GTACATCTTGTCCATTGACAACGCGGAGGAGATCGCCGAGTACGTCGGGGACTTGCTGCAGGGGACTGATGGCAAGAAGAAACAGTTCATCAACGAGCTCCTGGAGCGATGGCGCCAGTCGCGCAGACCGTCGCCAGGCAACGGCGGTTCGTGCCCCAAGAAGGGGGCTTTTCCAG AGGCCCCCGATGGGGCAAAGGACTCACTGAGGAAGTCCAAGCGGAAAGGGCGGAACAAGCAGGAAGTAACGCCCGTGACGGAACCGGAGCCGGAGCCAGAGGATGTCAAGACGCCCATTGATCTCTTGAAG gccCAGCAGGCACAGAAGGGCGCCGGTGTCTCCTCGGGGAAGAAGACGACCAAGTTTGTGAGCCTGTATGGCAAGGAGGGGCAGGATAGGCTGGCGGTCATGCTGCCGGGGCGCCACCCGTGCGATTGCCTGGCGCAGAAGCACCACCTGGTCAACAACTGCCTGACGTGCGGGCGCATCGTGTGCGAGCAGGAGGGTTCAGGGCCGTGCCTCTTCTGCGGCAGCTTG GTGTGCACCAAAGAGGAACAGGAGGTTCTGCAGCGCGACTCCAACAAAAGCCAGAAGCTGCGCAGGAAGCTCATGGGAG ATCACGGGACGCCATCCGAGGCTGCGGAGAGGGAGCACCTGCCCTCGCAGGAAGCCCGGATGAAGGCCGGGTTGGAGAAGGCTGTGCAACACAAGGACAAGCTGCTGGAGTTCGACCGGAACAG TGTGCGGCGCACTCAGGTGCTGGATGACGAGTCCGACTACTTTGCCACGGACTCGAACCAGTGGTTGTCGCAGATGGAGAGGGAGGCACTGCGGCGGCGGGAGGAGGAGCTTCGGCAGCTGCGCCACGCCTCCCGGCGGGACAGGAAGATCACCCTGGACTTTGCAGGCAGACGAGTGTTGGAGGAAGGCGCCAACCTGGGCCATTACTACAGGAA GTTTGATGAGGCTGTCCAGGCCGTCAAGGAGGGTTTTCTGACCGCGAGCCATGGTTCGAGCACGACCGAGGGCCGCCAACACCTGCGGGAACTGCTCAACCCCAACATTGCACATGTGGCACCAGTG TGGGTGGATGTGAGTAGCCATGGCGTCCCAAAGAAGCCCCCAGGGATGGAGTTAACAGCAGGTGCCGAGCGGACCAGGCTGCGGCTGCAGGACCCGGAGCTCCAGGAGATGGTGGATGGAGGCTGGTGTCTCAGCATGCACCAACCCTGGGCCTCACTGCTTGTCAAGGGCATTAAAAG GGTGGAGGGCCGCACCTGGTACACCCCTCACCGCGGGCGTCTGTGGATCGCAGCCGCCGCCAAGAAGCCCACTCCCCAGGAGACCAGCCAAGTGGAGGCAATGTACCGCCAGCTCTACGGCAAAG AGCTCCAGTTCCCCAAGGAGTACCCTACAGGCTGCCTGCTGGGGTGTGTCGACCTCGTGGACTGTCTTCCCCAGGAGCAGTATAGGGAGCAG ggAAGCTGGACAGTGTGTATCACCAAGGGGCCAAGAAGGGTTTGA
- the LOC108942424 gene encoding zinc finger protein 609-like: MSLSGGAAGGKAVDSNAVDPYDSGDEWDIGVGNLIIDLDADLEKDKLEMSGTKEGGAMGAPPSAVAALPENIKFVSPVPTPQGKESKAKSKRSKNSKEAGKALAADGAKKEAHGRAQVEGAGAAMSSAPMGTSATSASGKGNEKGGKASRNVPGAKKDKEGCSTKNKKEKSEGAAVTAIALEKEGGAPALTLGVVRGAPFEGPPCTDSAATELLGNVAAESPGMIPSLTIKTEPEDPEGGECRATKKVKSEKIESPVSTPALPPLQLLAPVALGDIASPCEQIMVRTRSAAVNTADVGLATEPECLGPCEPGTSVNLEGIVWQETEDGMLVVNVTWRNKTYVGTLLDCTRHDWAPPRFCESPTSDVEMRNGRGRGKRIRPNSNTPVQENSNSSDNKGSGSSKTRAGSNSKGRRGSQTSSERRTPPNSNAEDIKASPSSGSKRKTKPASDMEPNSSSEDTKGSKRMRTNSSSGSASSAVRPDVLPPPLDRSCPSPVLIDCPHPNCNKKYKHINGLRYHQARAHNDDDVKLDLDGDSECGEDSALQPEGSSCNGASISQRGCLSPACSFAPKGRGFDAHSPSPSPGKLVSKQPGKKRPADGDLETAGSADACEEGPCLTDEASNDGTDDRKASDKEKSRKAGGAKSEKSSHKSVKCVRPGPPTSTSQQLYPMSTASFSAGPQGPALSTVVQSVPKSPQLKGIQPKPVAMGDPSAVSPSLSSSKDKKKKEKKKKEAGKDAESPRPPGKGAKPEEGKSPYSECSDSGAKSDGLLNGSSDPHQSRLASIKAEADKIYSFSDNAPSPSIGVGNRLEGGGGGQPLAPLQGAAQNGADNSSAKTNSPAYSDISDAGEDAEAKVENVKAKTEEQVVREGAKKSLFPSQTPSKESPYYSTYDNYYSPSYTNPSPGASAVAAPLTEGGQPMKVKKEEEQEAKVKVEPHEERKPELGTPSPHHHHHHHHQHQQPSVIQQRSSIYMQPLYYNQYAYVPPYGYHSEQAYHSHLMSTNPTYRQQIEERQRHVAEHHRAADKKDRESSTKEEWKQKASIPPTLSKTPSLSDLGKVQPPSKCKESSAEGTKSVIIPKEDSRGQVQQAEGLKMKLSEGAHHIKEEHRSSVDSAMWYRQEQESRLWPYVYPSKYCEAQKQQQQQQQQEEERWRDEREQERHRERDRDRKGKEDRSRPKEESKESGDPRTSAAEDHRAAGKDPRGTAHMQFSSPLAQHQSYMPYVHGYPYGQGYDPNHPGYRGMPSVMMQNYPGSYLSAGYPFSHYGSKVGGAEEGDKSRGSPTVSGKAASEAKALDILHQHASQYKSKSPSEKGGHERERLDRDRDLDRPRSSPSQRIVPTHHHLGYPLLSGQYDLSYAAGLSSSAIVASQQASAPSLYPPARR; encoded by the exons ATGTCCCTCAGTGGTGGCGCTGCAGGCGGCAAAGCTGTGGACTCGAATGCGGTGGACCCCTACGACAGCGGCGATGAGTGGGACATTGGCGTTGGCAATCTGATCATTGACCTCGACGCGGACCTAGAGAAGGACAAACTCGAGATGTCTGGCACCAAGGAGGGCGGGGCCATGGGTGCCCCCCCCAGTGCCGTGGCGGCTTTGCCCGAGAACATCAAATTCGTAAGTCCCGTGCCCACTCCCCAGGGCAAGGAGAGCAAGGCCAAATCCAAGCGCAGTAAGAACTCCAAAGAAGCCGGAAAGGCTTTGGCTGCCGATGGCGCCAAGAAGGAGGCCCACGGTCGCGCTCAGGTGGAGGGTGCCGGTGCGGCTATGAGCTCCGCCCCCATGGGCACCTCAGCAACTTCGGCCTCTGGGAAGGGGAACGAGAAGGGCGGGAAAGCGTCCCGTAACGTTCCCGGCGCGAAAAAGGACAAGGAAGGCTGTTCGACAAAGAACAAGAAGGAGAAGAGCGAGGGAGCCGCAGTCACCGCGATCGCCCTGGAGAAAGAAGGGGGCGCTCCAGCGCTTACTCTGGGGGTCGTCCGCGGCGCCCCTTTCGAGGGTCCGCCTTGCACGGACTCGGCCGCGACCGAGTTGCTCGGGAACGTGGCGGCGGAGTCTCCTGGAATGATCCCGTCTTTGACCATTAAGACAGAACCTGAGGATCCGGAGGGCGGAGAATGCAGGGCCACGAAGAAGGTGAAGAGTGAAAAG ATTGAGTCCCCGGTGTCCACACCTGCCCTCCCCCCCCTGCAGCTCCTGGCTCCGGTGGCCCTCGGCGACATCGCCTCGCCCTGCGAGCAGATAATGGTTCGAACGCGCTCCGCGGCGGTGAACACGGCCGACGTGGGCCTGGCCACCGAACCCGAATGTCTGGGCCCTTGCGAGCCGGGAACCAGCGTCAACCTGGAAGGCATCGTGTGGCAGGAGACCGAAGACG GGATGCTGGTGGTTAACGTTACCTGGCGGAACAAGACATACGTGGGGACCCTGCTGGACTGCACCCGGCATGACTGGGCTCCACCCAG GTTCTGCGAGTCTCCCACGAGCGATGTGGAGATGCGTAACGGGCGTGGGCGCGGGAAGCGCATCAGACCCAACAGCAACACCCCGGTGCAGGAGAACAGCAACTCCTCGGACAACaagggcagcggcagcagtaaaaCACGGGCGGGCTCTAACAGCAAGGGCCGCCGGGGCAGCCAGACATCCTCGGAGCGCCGCACTCCCCCCAACAGCAATGCAGAGGACATCAAGGCAAGTCCGTCGTCCGGCAGCAAGCGCAAGACCAAACCTGCCTCTGACATGGAGCCCAATTCGAGCTCGGAGGACACAAAGGGAAGCAAGCGCATGCGCACCAACTCGAGCAGTGGCTCCGCCTCCTCCGCCGTCCGGCCCGACGTGCTGCCCCCGCCCCTGGATCGCAGCTGCCCCTCGCCGGTCCTTATCGACTGCCCGCACCCCAACTGTAACAAAAAATACAAGCACATCAACGGGCTGAGGTACCACCAGGCGCGGGCACACAACGATGACGACGTCAAGCTGGACTTGGACGGGGACAGCGAGTGCGGCGAGGACTCTGCTCTGCAgcccgaaggcagcagctgtaacggGGCATCTATCTCCCAGAGGGGCTGCCTGTCTCCGGCGTGCTCGTTCGCTCCCAAAGGCCGAGGGTTCGACGCTCACAGTCCCTCTCCTTCGCCGGGTAAGCTAGTCTCCAAGCAGCCAGGCAAAAAGAGGCCTGCAGATGGAGATCTCGAGACGGCAGGCTCAGCCGATGCCTGCGAGGAAGGACCGTGCCTCACTGACGAGGCCAGCAACGATGGCACGGACGACAGGAAGGCTTCGGACAAGGAAAAATCCCGAAAAGCGGGCGGCGCCAAGTCAGAGAAGTCCTCGCACAAGagtgtgaagtgtgtgagaCCCGGGCCTCCCACCAGCACGTCCCAGCAGCTGTACCCCATGTCGACAGCCTCGTTTTCGGCAGGTCCCCAGGGTCCTGCTTTGAGTACCGTGGTCCAGAGTGTCCCCAAAAGCCCCCAGTTAAAAGGCATCCAGCCAAAGCCCGTCGCCATGGGAGACCCCTCGGCGGTGAGCCCCTCTCTGAGCTCCTCcaaggacaagaagaagaaggagaagaagaagaaggaggcgGGTAAAGATGCAGAGAGTCCTCGCCCCCCAGGGAAAGGAGCCAAACCAGAGGAGGGCAAGAGTCCATATTCGGAGTGCTCCGACTCAGGAGCCAAGAGCGACGGGCTCCTCAACGGCTCCTCCGACCCCCATCAGAGCCGCCTGGCCAGCATCAAGGCAGAGGCGGACAAGATCTACAGCTTCAGCGACAACGCGCCCAGCCCGTCCATCGGTGTTGGCAACCGGCTGGAGGGCGGCGGTGGGGGACAGCCCCTCGCACCCTTGCAGGGGGCTGCGCAGAATGGGGCTGACAACTCCTCGGCGAAGACCAACAGCCCTGCGTATTCGGACATCTCCGACGCCGGGGAAGATGCAGAGGCCAAGGTGGAGAACGTCAAAGCCAAAACTGAGGAGCAGGTAGTGCGGGAAGGTGCTAAAAAATCTCTTTTCCCCTCACAAACCCCAAGCAAGGAGTCGCCTTACTATAGCACGTATGATAACTACTACTCTCCCAGCTACACGAACCCCAGCCCGGGGGCTTCGGCCGTGGCTGCTCCGCTGACTGAGGGGGGGCAACCGATGAAGgtgaagaaagaggaggagcaggaggccaaGGTGAAGGTGGAGCCCCACGAGGAGCGCAAACCTGAGCTCGGCACCCCCAGTCcgcatcaccaccaccatcaccaccaccagcatCAGCAGCCCTCGGTCATCCAGCAGCGCTCCAGCATCTACATGCAGCCGCTTTACTACAACCAGTACGCCTACGTGCCGCCCTACGGGTACCACTCGGAGCAGGCCTACCACAGCCACCTCATGAGCACGAACCCCACGTACCGGCAGCAGATTGAAGAGCGGCAGCGGCATGTGGCGGAGCACCACCGCGCTGCAGACAAGAAGGACAGGGAGTCCTCCACGAAGGAGGAGTGGAAGCAGAAGGCATCCATCCCCCCTACCCTGTCCAAGACTCCCAGTCTGTCAGACCTGGGCAAGGTGCAACCGCCCAGCAAGTGTAAGGAGTCATCGGCAGAAGGCACCAAATCAGTCATCATCCCCAAGGAAGACTCCAGAGGCCAGGTGCAGCAAGCAGAGGGGCTGAAGATGAAGCTGAGTGAGGGGGCTCATCACATCAAGGAGGAGCATAGATCTTCTGTGGACTCAGCTATGTGGTACCGACAG GAACAGGAGTCCCGCCTGTGGCCCTATGTTTACCCCAGTAAGTACTGCGAGgcacagaagcagcagcagcagcagcagcagcaggaggaggagcgctGGCGGGACGAGAGGGAGCAagagagacacagggagagggACCGGGACAGGAAGGGCAAAGAGGACAGATCTCGGCCCAAGGAGGAGAGTAAAGAGAGCGGCGACCCACGAACGTCCGCAGCAGAGGACCACCGGGCAGCGGGCAAGGACCCTCGCGGCACGGCTCACATGCAGTTCTCCTCCCCACTGGCCCAGCACCAGTCCTACATGCCGTATGTGCACGGATACCCCTACGGACAGGGCTATGACCCCAATCACCCCGGCTACCGCGGGATGCCGTCTGTCATGATGCAGAACTACCCAG GGTCCTACCTGTCGGCAGGTTATCCCTTCTCCCACTATGGCAGCAAGGTGGGTGGTGCCGAGGAAGGAGACAAATCGCGCGGCAGCCCCACAGTCAGCGGCAAGGCTGCCTCTGAGGCCAAGGCTCTGGACATCTTACACCAGCACGCCAGCCAGTACAAGAGCAAGTCCCCAAGCGAGAAGGGAGGCCACGAGAGGGAGCGGCTGGACCGCGACAGGGACCTGGACCGGCCCCGGTCCTCACCCTCGCAGCGCATCGTTCCCACCCACCACCACCTGGGCTACCCCCTGCTCTCAGGGCAGTATGACTTGTCCTATGCTGCAG GTCTGTCATCATCAGCCATCGTTGCCAGTCAGCAGGCCTCAGCACCCTCCCTGTACCCCCCAGCGAGGAGGTGA
- the trip4 gene encoding activating signal cointegrator 1 isoform X2 has protein sequence MADSLCSWCVNQLKSDFGLDVSDDIVQYILSIDNAEEIAEYVGDLLQGTDGKKKQFINELLERWRQSRRPSPGNGGSCPKKGAFPEAPDGAKDSLRKSKRKGRNKQEVTPVTEPEPEPEDVKTPIDLLKAQQAQKGAGVSSGKKTTKFVSLYGKEGQDRLAVMLPGRHPCDCLAQKHHLVNNCLTCGRIVCEQEGSGPCLFCGSLVCTKEEQEVLQRDSNKSQKLRRKLMGDHGTPSEAAEREHLPSQEARMKAGLEKAVQHKDKLLEFDRNSVRRTQVLDDESDYFATDSNQWLSQMEREALRRREEELRQLRHASRRDRKITLDFAGRRVLEEGANLGHYYRKFDEAVQAVKEGFLTASHGSSTTEGRQHLRELLNPNIAHVAPVWVDVSSHGVPKKPPGMELTAGAERTRLRLQDPELQEMVDGGWCLSMHQPWASLLVKGIKRVEGRTWYTPHRGRLWIAAAAKKPTPQETSQVEAMYRQLYGKELQFPKEYPTGCLLGCVDLVDCLPQEQYREQFPNTCEESASSFVFVCTNPQELLIKFPMKGKHKIWKLDSVYHQGAKKGLMAPPAV, from the exons ATGGCGGATTCGCTGTGCAGTTGGTGTGTAAATCAGCTCAAGAGCGACTTCGGGTTGGATGTGAGCGACGACATCGTTCA GTACATCTTGTCCATTGACAACGCGGAGGAGATCGCCGAGTACGTCGGGGACTTGCTGCAGGGGACTGATGGCAAGAAGAAACAGTTCATCAACGAGCTCCTGGAGCGATGGCGCCAGTCGCGCAGACCGTCGCCAGGCAACGGCGGTTCGTGCCCCAAGAAGGGGGCTTTTCCAG AGGCCCCCGATGGGGCAAAGGACTCACTGAGGAAGTCCAAGCGGAAAGGGCGGAACAAGCAGGAAGTAACGCCCGTGACGGAACCGGAGCCGGAGCCAGAGGATGTCAAGACGCCCATTGATCTCTTGAAG gccCAGCAGGCACAGAAGGGCGCCGGTGTCTCCTCGGGGAAGAAGACGACCAAGTTTGTGAGCCTGTATGGCAAGGAGGGGCAGGATAGGCTGGCGGTCATGCTGCCGGGGCGCCACCCGTGCGATTGCCTGGCGCAGAAGCACCACCTGGTCAACAACTGCCTGACGTGCGGGCGCATCGTGTGCGAGCAGGAGGGTTCAGGGCCGTGCCTCTTCTGCGGCAGCTTG GTGTGCACCAAAGAGGAACAGGAGGTTCTGCAGCGCGACTCCAACAAAAGCCAGAAGCTGCGCAGGAAGCTCATGGGAG ATCACGGGACGCCATCCGAGGCTGCGGAGAGGGAGCACCTGCCCTCGCAGGAAGCCCGGATGAAGGCCGGGTTGGAGAAGGCTGTGCAACACAAGGACAAGCTGCTGGAGTTCGACCGGAACAG TGTGCGGCGCACTCAGGTGCTGGATGACGAGTCCGACTACTTTGCCACGGACTCGAACCAGTGGTTGTCGCAGATGGAGAGGGAGGCACTGCGGCGGCGGGAGGAGGAGCTTCGGCAGCTGCGCCACGCCTCCCGGCGGGACAGGAAGATCACCCTGGACTTTGCAGGCAGACGAGTGTTGGAGGAAGGCGCCAACCTGGGCCATTACTACAGGAA GTTTGATGAGGCTGTCCAGGCCGTCAAGGAGGGTTTTCTGACCGCGAGCCATGGTTCGAGCACGACCGAGGGCCGCCAACACCTGCGGGAACTGCTCAACCCCAACATTGCACATGTGGCACCAGTG TGGGTGGATGTGAGTAGCCATGGCGTCCCAAAGAAGCCCCCAGGGATGGAGTTAACAGCAGGTGCCGAGCGGACCAGGCTGCGGCTGCAGGACCCGGAGCTCCAGGAGATGGTGGATGGAGGCTGGTGTCTCAGCATGCACCAACCCTGGGCCTCACTGCTTGTCAAGGGCATTAAAAG GGTGGAGGGCCGCACCTGGTACACCCCTCACCGCGGGCGTCTGTGGATCGCAGCCGCCGCCAAGAAGCCCACTCCCCAGGAGACCAGCCAAGTGGAGGCAATGTACCGCCAGCTCTACGGCAAAG AGCTCCAGTTCCCCAAGGAGTACCCTACAGGCTGCCTGCTGGGGTGTGTCGACCTCGTGGACTGTCTTCCCCAGGAGCAGTATAGGGAGCAG TTCCCCAACACATGCGAGGAGTCTGCATCGTCCTTCGTGTTTGTATGCACAAACCCCCAGGAGCTGCTCATTAAGTTCCCCATGAAAGGGAAGCACAAGATCT ggAAGCTGGACAGTGTGTATCACCAAGGGGCCAAGAAGGGTTTGATGGCTCCCCCAGCCGTGTGA
- the LOC108942169 gene encoding uncharacterized protein CFAP97D1: MHRTYQPLKPCTNKYLQKKWDQESYEQHRSKVREARAAVDTEGAPTPVQVQLKLKKRQLEEERLAVIERDNRILSTKLSHIACSNGLVDHRNHYPQRSLNGAKRREEFLLVTQENQAILRRIKARESEYRRQLWEEHCERAECWRDAIARYPRGIAQQRPRRTVRFVDSEPKDSGQYSGSGARDDDSARRPAEDANGETRHRVRAGKPRLPPLKGAVK; this comes from the exons ATGCACAGAACCTATCAGCCCCTGAAGCCCTGTACCAATAAGTACCTGCAGAAGAAGTGGGACCAGGAGAGCTACGAGCAGCACAGGAGCAAG GTAAGGGAGGCCAGAGCCGCGGTGGACACCGAAGGAGCTCCGACCCCAGTCCAAGTGCAGCTGAAGCTGAAAAAGCGCCAG ctggaggaggagaggctgGCCGTCATCGAGAGGGACAATCGGATCTTGTCCACCAAGCTGTCGCACATCGCCTGCTCCAACGGGCTCGTCGATCACAGGAACCACTACCCCCAGCGAAG CTTGAACGGAGCCAAGAGGAGAGAGGAGTTTCTGCTGGTGACCCAGGAGAACCAGGCCATCCTGCGGCGCATCAAGGCTCGCGAGTCCGAATACCGACGGCAGCTCTGGGAGGAGCACTGTGAGCGTGCGGAGTGCTGGCGGGACGCCATCGCTCGGTACCCGCGTGGCATCGCCCAACAG AGACCCAGGAGGACCGTGAGGTTTGTGGACTCGGAGCCCAAGGACAGCGGACAGTACTCAGGGAGCGGCGCTCGAGACGACGACTCCGCTCGGCGTCCAGCTGAAGATGCAAATGGCGAAACGCGGCACCGGGTCAGAGCAGGGAAACCCCGCCTCCCCCCGCTGAAGGGTGCAGTCAAGTAA